One genomic segment of Nocardioides cavernaquae includes these proteins:
- a CDS encoding MCE family protein: protein MITRRTKIQLLIFALITLLGTTYVGAKYAQLDKLFYDSEYEVVGHFAESGGIYAGAEVAYRGVKIGQVDRLVATTDGVDVVMAIENGHDDIPADALAIVANRSALGEQYVDLQPLADGKPFLVDGSDIDAADTRTPISTSKLLTDISRTVADVDQDALRTVVSELGLAFKDTGEDLGSLIDSSNRFLETATENFDLTAALIRDSNTVLDGQLASATAIRSFSRDLALFSGTLAGSDADLRQLIENGAVSAQVLKKFLSDHGVELSELINNLVTTGEVVVRHLDDVQTLLVAFPYVVEGSYTVTAKDPRTGLYDAHFGLVFTSQPPVCHAGYGGTKQRAPIRTEDVPMNMDARCTEPASKSNPRGAQHAPRAATGYGNVVATYDPDTGKVTWTDEVPADQRSTVVPAPASLGEESWKWLYLQPLGQ from the coding sequence ATGATCACTCGCCGGACCAAGATCCAGCTCCTGATCTTCGCGCTGATCACGCTGCTCGGCACGACCTACGTCGGGGCCAAGTACGCCCAGCTCGACAAGCTCTTCTACGACAGCGAGTACGAGGTCGTCGGACACTTCGCGGAGTCCGGCGGCATCTACGCCGGAGCCGAGGTCGCCTATCGCGGTGTCAAGATCGGGCAGGTCGACCGCCTGGTCGCGACCACGGACGGTGTCGACGTCGTCATGGCCATCGAGAACGGCCACGACGACATCCCGGCTGACGCCCTCGCCATCGTCGCCAACCGCTCGGCCCTCGGCGAGCAGTACGTCGACCTGCAGCCGCTCGCGGACGGCAAGCCGTTCCTCGTGGACGGCAGCGACATCGACGCGGCCGACACCCGCACGCCGATCTCCACCTCGAAGCTCCTCACCGACATCAGCCGCACCGTCGCGGATGTCGACCAGGACGCCCTGCGGACGGTCGTCAGCGAGCTCGGCCTCGCCTTCAAGGACACCGGCGAGGACCTCGGATCGCTGATCGACTCCTCCAACCGGTTCCTCGAGACGGCCACCGAGAACTTCGACCTGACCGCCGCGCTGATCCGCGACAGCAACACCGTCCTCGACGGCCAGCTCGCCTCGGCGACCGCGATCCGGTCGTTCTCTCGGGACCTCGCCCTGTTCAGCGGGACGCTGGCCGGCAGCGACGCCGACCTGCGCCAGCTGATCGAGAACGGAGCCGTGAGCGCCCAGGTGCTGAAGAAGTTCCTCAGCGACCACGGTGTCGAGCTCTCCGAGCTGATCAACAACCTGGTGACGACGGGCGAGGTCGTGGTCCGGCACCTCGATGACGTCCAGACCCTCCTCGTCGCCTTCCCGTACGTCGTCGAGGGCAGCTACACCGTCACGGCGAAGGACCCTCGCACCGGCCTGTACGACGCCCACTTCGGCCTGGTCTTCACGAGCCAGCCCCCGGTGTGCCACGCCGGTTACGGCGGCACCAAGCAGCGGGCTCCGATCCGCACCGAAGACGTTCCCATGAACATGGACGCCCGGTGCACCGAGCCCGCGAGCAAGAGCAACCCCCGCGGCGCGCAGCACGCGCCCCGCGCAGCCACCGGCTACGGCAACGTCGTGGCCACCTATGACCCGGACACGGGTAAGGTCACGTGGACCGACGAGGTGCCCGCAGATCAGCGGTCCACCGTCGTTCCCGCGCCGGCCAGCCTGGGCGAGGAGAGCTGGAAGTGGCTCTACCTCCAGCCCCTCGGCCAGTGA